The Candidatus Limnocylindrales bacterium genome includes the window AACTTTTAGACCCCTTTTCATGATTCGGTACTTTTTAAGCCGATGTTTTACCTGTAAAGTGAAACCCCTGGATGAGCAAGGCGGGTACTACGCAGGTCCCTATTTCAGAACCCCAGAATCCTACGCGATGACGCTCGCGGGAGATCTTTTTTACCCGAGAGAAAGCATCCAGAATTCCTTCGGTGAATCGAAGATTTTGAATGGGTTTTTTTATTTTTCCTTCCTCAACAAGAAAGGTTCCATCTCGGGTCATCCCGGTCATAAGAGCCCGTCGAGTATCCAGCAGCCCATTTACATAATGGAAACGGGTGATCAGGAGACCTCGTTCCATTGAAGTCAACATTTCCGAAAAACTTACCTCTCCGGGCTCCATAAACAGATTCAAAGGAGCCGGTTCTCCGCCGTGGAATCCTCCTGAAAGCATAGCATGCCCTGTAGACGGTTTATGATCGCGGGCTCCTGTTAAGGTATCGTATAAGACATTGGCTGCAACTCCTTTATCGATCAAGATAACTTTTTTCTTCCGAACTCCTTCTGCATCGAAGGTAATGGGTACACCGGCAGGGTCCCAACCATCATCGTAGATGGTTATAGAGGAGCCGGTGATTCTTTCGCCCAATCGACCTGATAAAAAACTTCGTCCCTCCTGAAAACTTTTAGCCCCAAATCCGATATATCCCATCCATTGCAGGAGAATACTTACCGCAGGAGGTTCCAGAATCACATCATAAAACCCCGGTTCCAGGGAAGATGGATTTCGACTGTTCGAACATTTCTCCAAGGCCGTTTCTATCAGTTGGGGGAAATCTACCTGTTGGATATTCCGAGAAGTATCGGTGGCATAGCCGGAGCCATCGGCGGTTAGAGCGGTTATATTAAAGCGAACTTGGGTGTAAGGCTGATAAACCGAAAGGCCCCGTGAGTTAACCACGGCCATTTCTCCCTCTCCGGTAGCCAAGGCTCCGGCAACTCTAAACCCGTAAGAATCTGCCCGTTGAATGGCTTGTTGGATAATCTCAGCCCGTTGTTGAGGAGAGTAAGCTGCTGTCTCGGGATAATAGGTCTGAAGATCTGGCATTTCCTCCGAAGCCGGAAAGGATTCAAAATAAGGATTTTCCTTTTGAAGTTGAGCTATTTGTATGGCGCTCTGCAGAGATTTTTTAAGGTCCTCCGGGTTCAGAGAATTCACAGAAGCTATTCCCAGCTTTTTTCCCAGGGCAACCCGAAAGATCACCCTTATATTGGATTCTATCATACTCTGGTGAATAACCGACTCCCCAAATCGGGTTAATCCTTCTGAATTTCCAACCAGCACCGCTTCTGTTTGATCTGCTTCGGATTTACGGACAATGTTGGTAAGTATATCCAGCGCTTTATCCTTTCCCAGCATTTTGGCTTGTAGTCTATTATCCATAGTCCGCGCATTATCTCTCTTCTATTTTCATGAACAACGGACAACAGGCAATAGACGAAGTTATTTTTTCACACCAACCTGAACCCGGTGGAACCGGGCCGGAGCTGTACCATGACCCACGTGGCCGGCCTGCATGGGTTCTCCCTTTCCACAATTAGGAGTTCCCCAGATGTGCCAGAAATTTTTATTGCAAACTGCATCACAAGAACCCCAAAACTGAGGTGTGATACCGGTATAAACAGGGTTTTTAAAAATTCTTCCCAGCTTACCGTGTTTGATTTCCTGGGCCATTTCACACCCAAACTGGAAGTTGAGGCGCAAATCATCGATGCTCCAGCTTTTAAGGGTACTCAGGTAAAGTCCGTCGGGTGTATCGGCAATAAGCTCTTCCAGGCTCGGTTCGCCGGGTTCTAAATTAATATTAACCATACGAATAAGGGGAATCCGGTTCCAACCGTCTGCCCGCATGGTTCCATTACTTTTCTGCCCCAAAACCACGGCGGTCTCTCGAGAGGTCAAATATCCAACAAAAATGCCCTCTCGGACAATATCGGTTCGCTGAGCTTTAACCCCTTCGTCATCATATCCAAAACTACCTAAGCCTCCTTCCAGGGTGGCGTCGGCAGTGATATGAACCGAACGGGAACCATACCGAAATTTTCCCAATTTATCCAGGGTTAGAAAACTCCCTCCGGCTAAGCTGATCTCGGTTCCCAGTACCCGATCCAACTCAATGGGATGTCCACAAGACTCATGAACCTGAATGGCCACCTGAGACCCTTCCAGAATTAAAGTCTTTTCGCCTGAAGGACACTCTGGAGCCCGGAGCAATTCCAAAGCCTCCGTCCGAATCCTCTCTGCTTCGTTAACCAGGTTCATTCCAAGGACGAATTCGTATCCACGGGTAGCATAATCTCCGTGATAGGATTGGGGATAAGATCGCTGCTGGACTTCTGAACCTTCCACAGCTATAACCGAAATGCCTCCCCCACTTTCCCAAATAGTTTGTTCGATAAAGGCCCCCTCGGTACTGGCAAAGATCTTGTCAATACGATTAAATCCCATAATCCCTTGAGCAACTTTAATTCGCGGATCTTTCCGGAGGACTTCATCGGCCTGGAGCAGAAGATTGATTTTCTCGTCCAGAGAAACCTGAAAAGGATCTATCTCGATTCGAGTTCGGTAGGTATCGATGTAAGGCTCGACTTCGGCTAATTGGACTTTCCGCTTGTTAACCCAGGCACTGGCCCGGGCAATTTCCACGGCCTGATCCGCTACCCGCTTCATTTCCTCTTCGGTTAAGATCGAACTGGCGGCAAATCCCCAGGAACCTTTGACCAGGACCCGGATCCCAAATCCCTGATCTAAATCCTCCAGAAGGTTCTCCACCATACCGTTTTTAACCTCTAAGCTTTGATGCCTTGTCCGAACCTGGCGAATATCTCCATAGTCTACCCCTTTTTGCTTCAGGTAGCTAATCGTTTCTTTAAGAAAGTCTTTTATGTTCATGGGCAGAGATTAATTCTACCACAAAGACACGAAAGTACCAAGGACTACCAGGTCTCTCGGCGATTTTTTGATACCTTTTCTTCTTCCTGGATCTCTTCGTATCTCGTGATTTTCGTGTTTCTCTTAATTCAGAATTTAGCCAGCGTTTTACTTTTGTTCGGCCATACGATCTGATAGTTTTTAAGAAACTCTCTAGTAAGGGCACGGCGCGCCGTACCCCTAACCTTGAATCGGACAGACCTATAAGATTCAAGCTGCTCTGATTCCAATGGGATAGAGCCTCTCGACTACCCGATATTGTTCATTAATAAATCCTCTCGCATCTTGCGGACACGGGGATTGCCTCCCAGCCCATCAATGTGCTGACTAATTAAACGAGCATAATCCTTAGGCAAGTCGGCTATATCCTTGATGACTTGCCGAAGTCTGCGCACACTATACATCGACTTCCTTAGCTCGTAATTCTGCTTTAGCCTGCTCCCAAGGAACGGCTTCTTCTCCAGCTTCACGAAGACGGCGAATTTCCTCAGCGTCTTCTAGGTCCTCCAATAAAGTGAGCAGTTCCTCCCAGATTGCATAATCCAACACTACGGCTTTCTCGTCGCCTGGGGTGTCCACTAAAAATTGGACCTTTTGCAACAGTTCACTGATACTCATTTAAATCTCTGTATGGTTCTTACCGAGTCCTAACTTATATTGGACGGCCCAATCACCGCAAAAAAGACGGCTTTTAGGCAGCCTAATCCTTCTAAATACCGCATAAATGCCACCAGATAACCATCTAACATCTAAAATTCTTGTCTTAGACAGCTCATTTTGAGCCGGCTAATTTTTTATCGGTCCTTATGATATTTCTAGACGACAATAAGGCGTAAAAAACGTTCTTTTCCAAAAAGATTGCCCATCTAGAAACATTATAAAACTATTTTATAAAAGGAGAGTCAAATGGTCAAGCAAAACCGCTGGATCAAGTAAAAAATCTAATCTGATTAAAACATTATAGCATCAGGACCGAGGAACCTTACATAAACCGGATTAAAGGATTCATTATCTTCCCTGTGGAAAAC containing:
- a CDS encoding TldD/PmbA family protein, producing the protein MDNRLQAKMLGKDKALDILTNIVRKSEADQTEAVLVGNSEGLTRFGESVIHQSMIESNIRVIFRVALGKKLGIASVNSLNPEDLKKSLQSAIQIAQLQKENPYFESFPASEEMPDLQTYYPETAAYSPQQRAEIIQQAIQRADSYGFRVAGALATGEGEMAVVNSRGLSVYQPYTQVRFNITALTADGSGYATDTSRNIQQVDFPQLIETALEKCSNSRNPSSLEPGFYDVILEPPAVSILLQWMGYIGFGAKSFQEGRSFLSGRLGERITGSSITIYDDGWDPAGVPITFDAEGVRKKKVILIDKGVAANVLYDTLTGARDHKPSTGHAMLSGGFHGGEPAPLNLFMEPGEVSFSEMLTSMERGLLITRFHYVNGLLDTRRALMTGMTRDGTFLVEEGKIKKPIQNLRFTEGILDAFSRVKKISRERHRVGFWGSEIGTCVVPALLIQGFHFTGKTSA
- a CDS encoding TldD/PmbA family protein → MNIKDFLKETISYLKQKGVDYGDIRQVRTRHQSLEVKNGMVENLLEDLDQGFGIRVLVKGSWGFAASSILTEEEMKRVADQAVEIARASAWVNKRKVQLAEVEPYIDTYRTRIEIDPFQVSLDEKINLLLQADEVLRKDPRIKVAQGIMGFNRIDKIFASTEGAFIEQTIWESGGGISVIAVEGSEVQQRSYPQSYHGDYATRGYEFVLGMNLVNEAERIRTEALELLRAPECPSGEKTLILEGSQVAIQVHESCGHPIELDRVLGTEISLAGGSFLTLDKLGKFRYGSRSVHITADATLEGGLGSFGYDDEGVKAQRTDIVREGIFVGYLTSRETAVVLGQKSNGTMRADGWNRIPLIRMVNINLEPGEPSLEELIADTPDGLYLSTLKSWSIDDLRLNFQFGCEMAQEIKHGKLGRIFKNPVYTGITPQFWGSCDAVCNKNFWHIWGTPNCGKGEPMQAGHVGHGTAPARFHRVQVGVKK